A stretch of Miscanthus floridulus cultivar M001 chromosome 13, ASM1932011v1, whole genome shotgun sequence DNA encodes these proteins:
- the LOC136499632 gene encoding uncharacterized protein yields the protein MAAAAMFSQLSDRFAKFVCGVSSSPTTTPDDDDRRSHRAELRSFLLLSPSSPERRPRRSSSSSPSVSVRTEAPVDDDAAATDATAASRAEASTDHGGHDEEEEETSSATLPCLAFASEHGYRVFSLAHMRMLDVRPMPPVPGRRLVASPYGGTLLATDVCYRHPCHLADPFTGSRAPLPDLPIPFSEKEPVDCHRDEPRPPRCARVTDDGLAWDWSPRGVMVARGDTAFFCQHGGERWTLVHRSRLGSHMTVNYRGGLFFVLERRTLETTVIDARTLRARARIPAPPGLDLADVDGAYLAPSADDAILLVRRAGDSRGVLFTEAYRARHRGSRRPPKWRPVHDIGDRAVFVDGAHGFTVTADPAGARANRVYVILAHGVTHPCGRLAVAYDVGFSDLVRPERMGRMKLNAGEVERMWGQPHWIIPRPRDGSDHRQGSIN from the coding sequence atggccgccgccgccatgttCTCCCAGCTGTCCGACAGGTTCGCCAAGTTTGTCTGCGGAGTTTCGTCGTCTCCGACGACGACGCCAGACGATGACGACCGCCGCAGCCACAGGGCTGAGCTGCGTTCCTTTCTCCTGCTCTCCCCGTCGTCCCCCGAAAGACGGCCTCGGCGGTCGTCCTCCTCATCGCCGTCCGTCTCCGTCCGGACGGAGGCGCCGGTGGACGatgacgccgccgccaccgatgCCACGGCGGCGTCTCGAGCCGAGGCGAGCACGGACCATGGCGGtcacgacgaggaggaggaggagacgtcGTCGGCGACGCTCCCGTGCCTCGCGTTCGCGTCGGAGCACGGGTACAGGGTCTTCTCCCTCGCCCACATGCGCATGCTCGACGTGCGGCCAATGCCTCCGGTGCCCGGGCGCCGGCTCGTGGCGTCTCCGTACGGCGGGACGTTGCTGGCCACGGACGTGTGCTACAGGCACCCGTGCCACCTCGCCGACCCCTTCACCGGCTCGCGCGCGCCGCTGCCGGACCTGCCCATCCCGTTCTCGGAGAAGGAGCCCGTGGACTGCCACCGCGACGAGCCGCGCCCCCCGCGCTGCGCGCGCGTCACCGACGACGGGCTCGCGTGGGACTGGTCCCCGCGCGGCGTCATGGTAGCCCGCGGCGACACGGCCTTCTTCTGCCAGCACGGCGGCGAGCGGTGGACGCTGGTGCACCGGTCGCGGCTCGGCTCGCACATGACCGTGAACTACCGCGGCGGGCTCTTCTTCGTCCTCGAGCGGCGCACGCTGGAAACCACAGTCATCGACGCCCGCACGCTGCGAGCCCGCGCGAGGATTCCCGCGCCGCCGGGCTTGGACTTGGCCGACGTCGACGGCGCCTACCTGGCGCCCTCGGCCGACGACGCGATCCTCCTGGTGCGCCGCGCCGGAGACAGCCGCGGCGTGCTCTTCACCGAGGCGTACCGCGCGCGGCACAGGGGCAGCCGGAGGCCGCCGAAGTGGAGGCCGGTGCACGACATCGGTGACCGCGCGGTGTTCGTCGACGGCGCGCACGGGTTCACAGTCACCGCCGACCCGGCGGGGGCCAGGGCAAACCGCGTGTACGTGATCCTGGCCCACGGGGTGACGCACCCGTGCGGGCGCCTGGCCGTCGCGTACGACGTCGGCTTCTCCGACCTTGTGAGGCCGGAGCGCATGGGGCGGATGAAGCTAAACGCCGGCGAGGTTGAGAGGATGTGGGGCCAGCCGCACTGGATCATACCTAGACCTAGGGATGGATCGGATCATCGTCAAGGATCCATTAACTAA